In the genome of bacterium, one region contains:
- a CDS encoding M23 family metallopeptidase, with product RHLSRTKVNLSQKINRNEVIGYIGNTGRSTGPHLHYEVRVSGESSPPANYIIPGATTY from the coding sequence CGACATCTTTCGCGCACTAAAGTCAATCTTTCTCAAAAAATAAATAGAAACGAAGTCATAGGTTATATAGGAAATACAGGACGTTCAACGGGTCCTCATCTTCATTATGAAGTAAGAGTAAGTGGAGAATCTTCCCCTCCTGCGAACTATATAATTCCGGGTGCTACTACATATTAA